One stretch of Ipomoea triloba cultivar NCNSP0323 chromosome 8, ASM357664v1 DNA includes these proteins:
- the LOC116027242 gene encoding probable LRR receptor-like serine/threonine-protein kinase At1g12460 yields MKRIGTHAYFLVVFWCFWLFQFDKVYPITEKEILLQFKGNVSNDPYNSLRSWDPSKSPCQDYSGVFCNSDGNVVKIVLWNTSLEGELSAALSGLKSLRTLTLYGNRFTGNIPSAYGEISSLWKMNLSSNALSGSIPEFIGDLTNIRFLDLSRNRFTGEIPSALFNPCNKTRFISLSRNNLSGAIPASIENCQSLEGLDFSFNSLTGSFVSQICDIPRLVYLSLRRNMIAGSVQEQLSSCQRLQFLDLGSNMFTGFPPFGVLSLENLTYFNISSNSFQPGALNIGTCSQRLEFLDVSRNGFYGEIPSKISKCSALKYLDVGYNKLNGTIPLELVDLKGLLVFRLANNLITGTIPAELGSIEWLQVLDLHNLRLGGEIPEELSNCRFLLDMDISENFLQGEIPEKLYNISYLVNLDLHHNQLSGNIPTPIGNLSNLHSLDLSENHLSGLIPFSLGNLKSLKHFNVSYNNLSGEIPSIESIQQFGPSAFFHNNGLCGSPLDSCFARKPKLSASAIVAIVAAAVILSGLIVVAIVNTRARRTRRRRREEVMMIVESTSLASTDLNVIIGKLVLFTTSLPSKHEDWKSGKALLDKERVIGGGSIGTVYRTSFEGGVSMAVKRLKTLRSPRNQEEFEHEIGQLGSLQHPNLISMQGYYWSSSMQLILSEFAPNGNLYENLHRVNYPGSSNPELSWPRRFKIALGTARALAYLHHDCKPQVLHLNVKSTNVLLDRNYEAKLSDYGLVKLLPTKFHNAVGYVAPELAQSLRVSDKCDVYSFGVILLELVTGRKPVESPVMNEVVVLCEYVRRLIERGAASDCFDRGLFGFVENELIQVMKLGLICTCEVPSRRPNMAEVVQVLESIRNGSES; encoded by the exons ATGAAAAGAATAGGTACACATGCTTATTTCCTTGTTGTGTTttggtgtttttggttgtttcAGTTTGATAAGGTGTATCCAATTACTGAAAAGGAGATCTTGCTTCAGTTCAAGGGTAACGTTTCGAATGACCCTTATAATAGTTTGAGGTCCTGGGATCCCAGTAAAAGCCCCTGTCAAGACTATAGTGGTGTGTTCTGCAATTCAGATGGCAATGTGGTGAAGATTGTGCTTTGGAACACTAGCCTTGAGGGAGAGCTTTCTGCTGCATTGTCGGGATTGAAATCCTTGCGCACGCTTACCTTGTATGGTAATCGATTCACTGGTAACATACCGAGTGCTTATGGAGAGATCAGTTCTTTATGGAAGATGAATTTGAGCTCCAATGCTTTATCTGGATCAATCCCGGAATTCATTGGGGATTTAACGAATATAAGGTTTCTCGATTTGTCAAGAAACAGGTTCACCGGGGAGATCCCTTCTGCTCTGTTCAATCCCTGTAACAAAACAAGGTTCATTTCGCTGTCACGCAATAATCTTTCTGGTGCAATTCCTGCATCCATTGAGAACTGTCAGAGCCTAGAAGGTTTggatttttcttttaacagTCTTACTGGCAGTTTCGTTTCGCAAATATGTGATATTCCTAGGTTAGTATACTTATCCTTGAGGAGAAACATGATAGCAGGAAGTGTTCAAGAACAACTTTCTTCTTGTCAAAGATTGCAGTTTTTGGATCTTggcagcaatatgtttactggTTTCCCTCCATTTGGAGTTCTTTCATTGGAAAATCTAACTTATTTCAATATTTCAAGCAACAGCTTTCAACCTGGGGCTCTGAATATTGGCACTTGTAGTCAGAGATTGGAGTTCCTGGATGTTTCCAGGAATGGTTTTTACGGGGAAATTCCATCGAAGATTTCAAAATGCAGTGCCCTGAAATATTTGGATGTGGGATACAACAAACTCAATGGAACTATACCACTTGAGCTTGTGGATTTGAAAGGACTTCTGGTTTTCCGTTTGGCGAATAATTTGATCACAGGAACAATCCCAGCAGAGCTAGGAAGCATTGAGTGGCTTCAAGTTCTGGATTTGCATAATCTCAGGCTTGGTGGTGAAATCCCAGAGGAGTTAAGCAACTGCAGATTCCTTCTTGATAT GGACATTTCAGAAAATTTTTTACAGGGAGAGATTCCAGAGAAGTTATACAACATATCATACCTTGTAAATCTTGACCTGCATCATAACCAGCTCAGTGGGAACATTCCAACACCTATTGGAAATCTGTCAAACTTACATTCTTTGGATTTGTCAGAAAATCATCTATCCGGGTTGATTCCTTTTAGTTTGGGGAACTTGAAAAGCCTAAAGCATTTCAATGTTTCTTACAACAACTTATCTGGAGAGATCCCTTCAATTGAAAGCATCCAACAATTTGGACCCTCAGCTTTCTTTCATAATAATGGTCTCTGTGGTTCTCCACTAGACTCCTGCTTTGCTAGAAAGCCTAAGTTGAGTGCTTCAGCCATTGTTGCCATTGTGGCTGCAGCTGTAATCCTCTCGGGTCTTATTGTAGTCGCCATAGTCAACACGAGGGCGAGGAGgacgaggaggaggagaagagaGGAGGTGATGATGATTGTTGAGAGCACCTCGCTTGCTTCAACCgatttgaatgtcattattgGAAAGCTGGTTCTCTTCACCACGAGTCTGCCTTCGAAGCATGAGGACTGGAAGTCTGGCAAGGCGTTGCTCGATAAGGAACGTGTGATTGGTGGAGGATCAATTGGAACAGTGTACAGAACTAGCTTTGAAGGAGGAGTTTCCATGGCTGTTAAGAGACTAAAGACCTTGAGAAGTCCCCGAAACCAAGAAGAGTTCGAGCACGAAATTGGACAGTTAGGAAGCCTGCAACACCCTAATCTGATTTCTATGCAAGGTTACTACTGGTCCTCTAGTATGCAGTTAATACTATCCGAATTCGCCCCAAATGGGAACCTGTATGAGAATTTGCACCGAGTTAACTACCCTGGTTCTAGCAATCCCGAATTGAGTTGGCCGAGGAGGTTTAAGATAGCATTGGGGACAGCCCGAGCCTTAGCTTACCTTCACCATGACTGCAAGCCTCAAGTGCTTCATCTTAACGTCAAGTCCACTAACGTTCTCCTGGACAGAAACTACGAGGCTAAGTTGTCTGATTACGGTTTGGTTAAATTACTCCCTACCAAATTTCACAACGCAGTTGGTTATGTTGCACCCGAGTTAGCACAGAGTCTGAGAGTCAGCGATAAGTGTGATGTTTATAGCTTCGGAGTGATCCTATTAGAGCTGGTTACAGGTAGGAAGCCCGTGGAGAGTCCAGTCATGAATGAGGTGGTGGTTTTGTGTGAATACGTTAGGCGGTTGATCGAGAGAGGCGCTGCTTCGGACTGTTTCGATAGAGGTCTATTTGGTTTTGTAGAAAATGAGTTGATTCAGGTAATGAAGTTGGGCTTGATTTGTACTTGTGAAGTGCCTTCAAGGAGACCAAACATGGCTGAAGTGGTTCAGGTTCTTGAATCCATCAGAAATGGCTCAGAATCATAG
- the LOC116027591 gene encoding copper chaperone for superoxide dismutase, chloroplastic/cytosolic-like produces the protein MAFLRSVATAKTTAIIAAIPTAAAIAASSSSSSSKPSTYSLRLSKNPTFGSVSCSNPILRPAGLAFAKSYHPPSAVQMEAPSSDQQLSSLQDGAVLPELLTEFMVDMSCEGCVKSVKTKLQAIEGVKNVDVDLSNQVVKVLGSLPVKTLTDALEQTGRKARLIGQGVPEDFLISAAVAEFKGPDIFGVVRFAQVTMEMARIEANFTGLSPGRHSWSINQYGDLTQGAASTGNVYNPTPDTGNQPLGDLGTLDVDEKGEAFYSGVKEKLRIADLIGRAIVVYETEDKSDPGIKAAVIARSAGVGENYKKLCTCDGVTIWEANGKI, from the exons atggcatttttgaGGTCAGTGGCGACTGCAAAAACAACTGCGATAATAGCAGCAATACCAACGGCAGCTGCCATtgcagcttcttcttcttcctcttcttccaaGCCATCTACTTACTCTCTGCGCCTCTCCAAGAACCCCACTTTCGGGTCGGTTTCTTGTTCCAACCCAATTCTCAGACCCGCCGGACTTGCTTTTGCGAAATCCTATCACCCTCCTTCGGCTGTTCAGATGGAGGCGCCTTCTTCCGATCAACAGTTATCGTCCCTTCAA GACGGCGCTGTCTTGCCGGAATTGCTG ACAGAGTTTATGGTGGACATGTCGTGTGAAGGCTGTGTTAAGTCTGTCAAGACTAAATTGCAGGCTATTGAAG GGGTGAAGAATGTGGACGTGGATCTGAGTAATCAAGTTGTGAAAGTTCTTGGGTCGTTGCCTGTGAAGACTTTAACTGATGCTTTGGAGCAAACTGGTCGAAAGGCTCGACTGATTGGACAAGGGGTTCCAGAAG ATTTTCTTATTTCTGCTGCCGTAGCTGAATTCAAAGGACCAGATATTTTTGGGGTCGTTCGTTTTGCCCAAGTGACTATGGAGATGGCTAGAATTGAAGCTAACTTCACGGGACTCTCACCTGGAAGGCACAGTTGGTCAATCAATCAATATGGCGATCTGACACAAGGCGCAGCCAGCACTGGCAACGTGTACAATCCAACTCCCGACACTGGAAACCAG CCACTTGGCGACCTGGGAACACTAGATGTTGATGAAAAAGGCGAAGCATTCTATTCTGGTGTTAAAGAAAAGCTAAGAATCGCGGATCTTATTGGGCGAGCAATAGTTGTGTATGAAACTGAAGATAAATCGGATCCGGGCATTAAAGCAGCAGTGATAGCTAGAAGTGCTGGAGTTGGTGAGAACTACAAGAAACTCTGCACCTGTGATGGAGTTACAATCTGGGAAGCAAATGGCAAAATCTAA
- the LOC116026619 gene encoding probable sugar phosphate/phosphate translocator At1g12500: protein MEFRKMGIQTHPPLGPTLTAHMLFQHVVQWPHTLQIHPIPYRQSPKSRSPPSDAIIDSPTINHSPFITAPSQDLCVLRRTLKIQSFLFFIFGFCILDWSAMVEAQTWTTRRMSNPRLESNEQVLDMPITPTAEVRQQQYGNGFGLFGLGTLISPNILTAVIIASWYCSNIGVLLLNKYLLSFYGYRYPIFLTMLHMLSCAAYSIVAIKWLEVVPFQHILSRKQFFKILALSAIFCFSVVCGNTSLRYLPVSFNQAIGATTPFFTAIFAFVITCKKESGEVYLALVPVVLGIVLASNSEPLFHLFGFLMCIGSTAGRALKSVVQGLLLTSEAEKLHSMNLLLYMAPMAAVILLPFTLYIEGNVLGVTVEKAKGDGFMVFLLIGNATVAYLVNLTNFLVTKHTSALTLQVLGNAKAAVAAVVSVLIFRNPVTVMGMTGFAVTVMGVVLYSEAKKRSKATAH, encoded by the coding sequence ATGGAATTTAGGAAAATGGGAATTCAGACACATCCGCCATTGGGTCCCACTCTTACAGCTCACATGCTTTTCCAGCATGTGGTACAGTGGCCCCACACTCTCCAAATCCACCCAATACCTTACCGACAGTCTCCCAAATCTAGATCTCCACCGTCCGACGCCATCATCGACAGTCCTACCATTAATCACTCCCCTTTTATCACTGCTCCTTCTCAAGATCTCTGTGTTCTTCGCAGAACGCtaaagattcaatcttttttattttttatttttgggttttgCATTCTTGATTGGTCAGCAATGGTGGAGGCGCAGACATGGACTACCCGGAGGATGAGTAATCCGAGGTTGGAGTCGAATGAGCAGGTTTTGGACATGCCCATCACTCCCACTGCTGAGGTGAGGCAGCAGCAGTACGGGAATGGGTTCGGGTTATTCGGGCTGGGGACCTTAATTTCTCCGAACATTCTCACCGCCGTCATCATTGCTTCCTGGTACTGCTCAAACATTGGTGTTCTGTTGCTCAACAAGTATCTCCTTAGCTTCTATGGCTACCGGTACCCGATTTTCTTGACTATGTTGCATATGTTGTCCTGCGCTGCTTACAGTATTGTTGCCATAAAGTGGCTAGAAGTGGTGCCCTTTCAGCATATCCTTAGCCGGAAACAGTTTTTCAAGATTCTTGCTTTGAGTGCCATTTTTTGCTTTTCTGTTGTGTGTGGGAATACTTCTTTGAGGTATCTTCCGGTGTCGTTTAACCAAGCAATCGGCGCCACGACGCCGTTTTTCACTGCCATTTTTGCTTTTGTGATTACTTGCAAGAAGGAGTCTGGGGAGGTTTATTTGGCTTTGGTCCCAGTGGTTTTAGGGATTGTTTTGGCTAGCAATAGTGAGCCTTTGTTTCATCTCTTTGGGTTCTTGATGTGCATTGGTTCCACTGCTGGGAGGGCCTTGAAATCTGTGGTGCAGGGTTTGTTGCTGACTTCTGAGGCAGAGAAATTGCACTCCATGAATCTTTTGCTGTACATGGCTCCAATGGCAGCAGTTATTTTGCTGCCCTTTACACTGTACATTGAGGGGAATGTTTTGGGGGTGACAGTGGAGAAGGCAAAGGGAGATGGATTCATGGTTTTCTTGTTAATTGGGAATGCAACCGTGGCGTATTTAGTTAACTTGACGAATTTCTTGGTGACAAAACACACAAGTGCCTTAACACTGCAGGTTTTGGGGAATGCCAAGGCTGCAGTGGCTGCAGTGGTGTCGGTTTTGATCTTCAGGAACCCGGTGACAGTGATGGGGATGACCGGATTCGCGGTCACAGTTATGGGCGTCGTGCTTTACAGCGAGGCGAAGAAGAGATCCAAAGCCACAGCTCATTGA
- the LOC116027592 gene encoding nudix hydrolase 14, chloroplastic isoform X1 translates to MTLLMSRATVSSSMSMTFSRQLKRFAPTLLIHRTARNFSVKMATESPTRSLIHTLNLPSQLDQPVSVVAAPGLSDTQFKNAIESSLFKQWLKNIQTETGLLANGSMSLTQVLIQGVDMFGKRVGFLKFKADIIDKETGQKVPGIVFARGPAVAVLIILESEGENYVVLTEQVRVPVGRLVLELPAGMLDDDNGDFAGTAVREVEEETGIHLNAQDMIDLTALLDPSTGCRVFPSPGACDEEISLFLYRGNVSKEKIRQLQGKETGLRDHGELIKVHVVPYEKLWRTTADAKTLTAIALYEMAKRDGLLPSSRT, encoded by the exons ATGACGCTTCTTATGTCACGCGCTACTGTCTCTTCTTCGATGTCCATGACGTTTTCGAGGCAGCTCAAGAGATTCGCCCCCACTCTACTGATTCACAGAACTGCCAGAAATTTCTCCGTGAAGATGGCGACTGAGTCGCCCACTCGGAGCCTCATCCACACCCTCAATCTCCCGAGTCAACTCGATCAACCCGTCTCCGTTGTGGCTGCTCCGGGCCTCTCCGACACCCAATTCAA GAATGCTATTGAGTCCTCTCTATTCAAGCAGTGGCTGAAAAATATACAGACTGAAACAGGCCTGCTAGCTAATGGATCAATGTCTTTGACACAAGTGCTGATTCAG GGTGTAGATATGTTTGGCAAACGTGTTGGGTTTCTCAAGTTCAAAGCGGATATTATTGATAAGGAGACAGGACAAAAG GTTCCTGGTATTGTCTTTGCACGAGGACCAGCTGTTGCAGTGCTAATCATTTTGGAGTCGGAGGGTGAGAATTATGTTGTGCTCACGGAGCAG GTCAGGGTCCCTGTTGGGAGGCTTGTATTGGAATTGCCAGCCGGAATGTTAGATGATGACAATGGTGACTTTGCGGGAACAGCAGTTCGAGAG GTTGAAGAAGAGACCGGAATACATTTAAATGCGCAAGACATGATTGACCTTACAGCGCTTCTGGACCCTTCAACTGGCTGCAGAGTCTTCCCTTCTCCT GGAGCCTGTGATGAGGAGATTAGTCTGTTTCTGTACAGAGGGAATGTGAGTAAAGAGAAAATCAGACAGCTACAAGGGAAAGAAACAGGCCTTCGAGATCATGGCGAGCTAATTAAGGTGCATGTTGTTCCGTATGAGAAACTTTGGCGCACTACTGCTGATGCAAAAACGCTAACTGCTATTGCCCTATACGAGATGGCCAAAAGGGACGGTCTGCTGCCATCTTCAAGAACCTGA
- the LOC116027592 gene encoding nudix hydrolase 14, chloroplastic isoform X2, giving the protein MTLLMSRATVSSSMSMTFSRQLKRFAPTLLIHRTARNFSVKMATESPTRSLIHTLNLPSQLDQPVSVVAAPGLSDTQFKNAIESSLFKQWLKNIQTETGLLANGSMSLTQVLIQGVDMFGKRVGFLKFKADIIDKETGQKVPGIVFARGPAVAVLIILESEGENYVVLTEQVRVPVGRLVLELPAGMLDDDNGDFAGTAVREVEEETGIHLNAQDMIDLTALLDPSTGCRVFPSPRECE; this is encoded by the exons ATGACGCTTCTTATGTCACGCGCTACTGTCTCTTCTTCGATGTCCATGACGTTTTCGAGGCAGCTCAAGAGATTCGCCCCCACTCTACTGATTCACAGAACTGCCAGAAATTTCTCCGTGAAGATGGCGACTGAGTCGCCCACTCGGAGCCTCATCCACACCCTCAATCTCCCGAGTCAACTCGATCAACCCGTCTCCGTTGTGGCTGCTCCGGGCCTCTCCGACACCCAATTCAA GAATGCTATTGAGTCCTCTCTATTCAAGCAGTGGCTGAAAAATATACAGACTGAAACAGGCCTGCTAGCTAATGGATCAATGTCTTTGACACAAGTGCTGATTCAG GGTGTAGATATGTTTGGCAAACGTGTTGGGTTTCTCAAGTTCAAAGCGGATATTATTGATAAGGAGACAGGACAAAAG GTTCCTGGTATTGTCTTTGCACGAGGACCAGCTGTTGCAGTGCTAATCATTTTGGAGTCGGAGGGTGAGAATTATGTTGTGCTCACGGAGCAG GTCAGGGTCCCTGTTGGGAGGCTTGTATTGGAATTGCCAGCCGGAATGTTAGATGATGACAATGGTGACTTTGCGGGAACAGCAGTTCGAGAG GTTGAAGAAGAGACCGGAATACATTTAAATGCGCAAGACATGATTGACCTTACAGCGCTTCTGGACCCTTCAACTGGCTGCAGAGTCTTCCCTTCTCCT AGGGAATGTGAGTAA
- the LOC116027243 gene encoding guard cell S-type anion channel SLAC1 isoform X1, with protein sequence MNTRPSSPDSLKTHFVDIHEVLHEEKEEEEEEEERSRKIMADNDDRTAANKRFNRQMKLREARRNSRGFSRQVSLETGFSVLNGESSKHRNDRKVLSRSGQSFSGFGVGGAEARKGDFSMFKTKSNLVRQNSKLLLKKESGIDHQKSNLNAEGDDDGVNDSVPAGRYFDALRGPELDQVKDTENILLPKDEKWPFLLRFPIGCFGICLGLSSQAILWRSLATSPATKFLHISPFINFALWVLALCILVAVFFTYTSKCILYFEAVKREYFHPVRVNFFFAPWVVCMFLAIGTPPAISPADTLHPAIWCVFMAPIFFLNLKIYGQWLSGGKRRLCKVANPSSHLSVIGNFVGAILAAKVGWNEAGKFLWAIGFAHYLVVFVTLYQRLPTSEALPKELHPVYSMFIATPAAASIAWGAIYGEFDGLARTCYFIALFLYLSLVVRINFFRGFRFSVAWWSYTFPMTTASIATIKYAEQAPSVISKGLAVTLSFMSSTMVFLLFISTLLHAFVWCTLFPNDYAIAITKKRLAKENKKPAKKSYDIRRWTKQTPLAFVSTMRKHNSADKVSDGDK encoded by the exons ATGAATACACGGCCATCTTCTCCGGATTCtctgaaaacccattttgtGGACATCCATGAAGTCCTGCAcgaagaaaaggaagaagaagaagaagaagaagaaaggtcaAGAAAAATAATGGCGGATAATGATGACAGAACCGCCGCCAATAAGCGTTTCAACAGGCAAATGAAGCTCAGGGAAGCGAGGAGAAACAGTAGGGGTTTCAGCAGGCAAGTTTCACTGGAGACTGGATTCTCTGTGCTTAATGGTGAATCGTCGAAACACAGAAATGATCGGAAAGTTCTTTCGAGAAGTGGGCAAAGTTTCAGTGGATTTGGAGTGGGTGGTGCAGAGGCAAGGAAAGGGGATTTCAGTATGTTCAAGACCAAATCAAATCTTGTCAGACAAAACTCCAAGCTGCTTCTCAAGAAAGAAAGTGGGATTGATCATCAAAAGAGTAATCTCAATGCAGAGGGTGATGATGATGGTGTCAACGACAGTGTTCCTGCTGGGAGATACTTTGATGCTCTTAGAGGGCCTGAACTCGATCAAGTCaag GACACTGAAAATATACTTCTGCCCAAAGATGAGAAGTGGCCATTTCTACTAAGGTTCCCAATAGGATGCTTTGGAATCTGTCTAGGCCTAAGCAGTCAAGCAATCCTTTGGCGTTCCCTGGCCACTAGTCCTGCCACAAAGTTCCTTCACATCTCACCCTTCATAAATTTTGCTCTCTGGGTATTAGCCTTATGCATCCTTGTGGCTGTGTTCTTCACCTACACATCCAAATGCATACTCTACTTTGAAGCTGTGAAGAGAGAATACTTTCACCCTGTAAGGGTAAACTTCTTCTTCGCCCCGTGGGTCGTCTGCATGTTCTTAGCCATAGGCACACCCCCTGCAATTTCCCCAGCAGACACTCTCCACCCTGCAATCTGGTGTGTCTTTATGGCGCCGATTTTCTTCCTAAACCTCAAGATTTACGGGCAGTGGCTCTCGGGAGGGAAGCGTCGCCTCTGCAAAGTGGCCAACCCGTCTTCCCATCTGTCTGTGATTGGGAACTTTGTTGGGGCTATTCTTGCAGCCAAGGTGGGGTGGAATGAGGCTGGCAAGTTCTTATGGGCTATCGGCTTTGCACATTATCTTGTTGTGTTTGTAACGCTCTACCAACGATTGCCTACAAGCGAGGCGCTGCCTAAAGAGCTTCACCCGGTTTATTCCATGTTCATTGCCACTCCAGCAGCAGCCAGCATTGCTTGGGGAGCCATTTATGGTGAATTTGATGGCCTAGCAAGAACCTGTTACTTCATAGCTTTGTTCCTCTACTTATCCCTCGTCGTTCGAATCAACTTCTTCAGAGGTTTCAG ATTCTCAGTGGCATGGTGGTCATATACATTTCCTATGACAACAGCATCAATAGCAACAATAAAGTATGCAGAACAGGCACCTTCTGTGATCAGCAAGGGACTGGCTGTGACTCTTTCTTTCATGTCATCTACAATGGTCTTCCTCCTCTTCATCTCGACTCTTCTCCACGCTTTCGTCTGGTGCACGCTCTTCCCCAACGACTACGCAATCGCCATCACAAAGAAGAGACTTGCTAAGGAGAATAAGAAACCAGCAAAGAAGAGTTATGATATTCGGCGCTGGACAAAGCAGACCCCTTTAGCATTTGTGTCCACTATGAGGAAGCATAATTCAGCAGACAAGGTTTCTGATGGAGATAAATGA
- the LOC116027243 gene encoding guard cell S-type anion channel SLAC1 isoform X2, whose translation MNTRPSSPDSLKTHFVDIHEVLHEEKEEEEEEEERSRKIMADNDDRTAANKRFNRQMKLREARRNSRGFSRQVSLETGFSVLNGESSKHRNDRKVLSRSGQSFSGFGVGGAEARKGDFSMFKTKSNLVRQNSKLLLKKESGIDHQKSNLNAEGDDDGVNDSVPAGRYFDALRGPELDQVKDTENILLPKDEKWPFLLRFPIGCFGICLGLSSQAILWRSLATSPATKFLHISPFINFALWVLALCILVAVFFTYTSKCILYFEAVKREYFHPVRVNFFFAPWVVCMFLAIGTPPAISPADTLHPAIWCVFMAPIFFLNLKIYGQWLSGGKRRLCKVANPSSHLSVIGNFVGAILAAKVGWNEAGKFLWAIGFAHYLVVFVTLYQRLPTSEALPKELHPVYSMFIATPAAASIAWGAIYGEFDGLARTCYFIALFLYLSLVVRINFFRGFSINSNNKVCRTGTFCDQQGTGCDSFFHVIYNGLPPLHLDSSPRFRLVHALPQRLRNRHHKEETC comes from the exons ATGAATACACGGCCATCTTCTCCGGATTCtctgaaaacccattttgtGGACATCCATGAAGTCCTGCAcgaagaaaaggaagaagaagaagaagaagaagaaaggtcaAGAAAAATAATGGCGGATAATGATGACAGAACCGCCGCCAATAAGCGTTTCAACAGGCAAATGAAGCTCAGGGAAGCGAGGAGAAACAGTAGGGGTTTCAGCAGGCAAGTTTCACTGGAGACTGGATTCTCTGTGCTTAATGGTGAATCGTCGAAACACAGAAATGATCGGAAAGTTCTTTCGAGAAGTGGGCAAAGTTTCAGTGGATTTGGAGTGGGTGGTGCAGAGGCAAGGAAAGGGGATTTCAGTATGTTCAAGACCAAATCAAATCTTGTCAGACAAAACTCCAAGCTGCTTCTCAAGAAAGAAAGTGGGATTGATCATCAAAAGAGTAATCTCAATGCAGAGGGTGATGATGATGGTGTCAACGACAGTGTTCCTGCTGGGAGATACTTTGATGCTCTTAGAGGGCCTGAACTCGATCAAGTCaag GACACTGAAAATATACTTCTGCCCAAAGATGAGAAGTGGCCATTTCTACTAAGGTTCCCAATAGGATGCTTTGGAATCTGTCTAGGCCTAAGCAGTCAAGCAATCCTTTGGCGTTCCCTGGCCACTAGTCCTGCCACAAAGTTCCTTCACATCTCACCCTTCATAAATTTTGCTCTCTGGGTATTAGCCTTATGCATCCTTGTGGCTGTGTTCTTCACCTACACATCCAAATGCATACTCTACTTTGAAGCTGTGAAGAGAGAATACTTTCACCCTGTAAGGGTAAACTTCTTCTTCGCCCCGTGGGTCGTCTGCATGTTCTTAGCCATAGGCACACCCCCTGCAATTTCCCCAGCAGACACTCTCCACCCTGCAATCTGGTGTGTCTTTATGGCGCCGATTTTCTTCCTAAACCTCAAGATTTACGGGCAGTGGCTCTCGGGAGGGAAGCGTCGCCTCTGCAAAGTGGCCAACCCGTCTTCCCATCTGTCTGTGATTGGGAACTTTGTTGGGGCTATTCTTGCAGCCAAGGTGGGGTGGAATGAGGCTGGCAAGTTCTTATGGGCTATCGGCTTTGCACATTATCTTGTTGTGTTTGTAACGCTCTACCAACGATTGCCTACAAGCGAGGCGCTGCCTAAAGAGCTTCACCCGGTTTATTCCATGTTCATTGCCACTCCAGCAGCAGCCAGCATTGCTTGGGGAGCCATTTATGGTGAATTTGATGGCCTAGCAAGAACCTGTTACTTCATAGCTTTGTTCCTCTACTTATCCCTCGTCGTTCGAATCAACTTCTTCAGAGGTTTCAG CATCAATAGCAACAATAAAGTATGCAGAACAGGCACCTTCTGTGATCAGCAAGGGACTGGCTGTGACTCTTTCTTTCATGTCATCTACAATGGTCTTCCTCCTCTTCATCTCGACTCTTCTCCACGCTTTCGTCTGGTGCACGCTCTTCCCCAACGACTACGCAATCGCCATCACAAAGAAGAGACTTGCTAA